A single genomic interval of Arthrobacter sp. NicSoilB8 harbors:
- a CDS encoding PH domain-containing protein: MRKVLLPGEQVIVLTRPQPRMLIVPALLFVVVPALAAYACAWVVKGGPAKFVPLVPKEWTPWLVAVCLGLAAWVLLGYCLPRVIAWHATRYILTSQRLVTRYGMLRRRDEQVPLAAVRHVAIEQSLLQRLLRSGNISLETGYPLGTVVRDVPEVATFRNFMLDAIADLPEGRAYGTEGMTPNPGEAMPWETREGGRDER, encoded by the coding sequence ATGCGTAAAGTGCTCCTGCCGGGAGAGCAGGTGATTGTGCTGACCCGGCCCCAGCCCAGGATGCTCATTGTCCCGGCGCTGCTGTTCGTTGTGGTTCCCGCGCTGGCCGCGTACGCCTGCGCCTGGGTCGTCAAGGGCGGCCCCGCAAAGTTCGTACCCCTCGTCCCCAAGGAATGGACGCCCTGGCTGGTCGCTGTGTGTCTGGGGCTGGCGGCCTGGGTCCTGCTGGGCTATTGCCTCCCGCGGGTCATTGCATGGCACGCCACGCGCTACATCCTGACCAGCCAGCGATTAGTTACCCGCTACGGCATGTTACGGCGGCGCGATGAACAGGTTCCCCTCGCCGCAGTCCGCCATGTGGCCATTGAGCAATCGTTGTTGCAGCGCCTATTGCGCTCGGGGAATATATCCTTGGAGACCGGGTACCCCTTGGGAACAGTGGTCCGCGACGTCCCGGAGGTCGCGACGTTCCGCAACTTCATGCTTGACGCCATCGCCGACCTGCCCGAGGGCCGGGCGTACGGGACCGAAGGAATGACACCCAACCCGGGAGAGGCCATGCCGTGGGAGACGAGAGAAGGTGGAAGAGATGAACGCTGA
- a CDS encoding adenylate/guanylate cyclase domain-containing protein, whose product MNAENVQQDIDLAAPDLPREPGDVVSEPAAVTPQPAADDPSDAGFDAGPDAPHAGYAAGDPGDAGGAGPGDQPDEPAVESAVESAAPPTGTMSAERLATKALEARLLGGERKLRRREVAAGAGLSLLSARKLWRALGFPNLGDEDVAFTERDQSALSSIVDLVREGKLTEEAAISVTRAIGQMTDRMVVWQVEALVEDMVQKQGVPDAVARKRLVSELPNLIDALEDMLVYSWRRQLNAAVQRLAVRAEAGLQSSEEGREGDEDDAPLPLARAVGFADLVSYTSLSRRMNEKTLAQLVQRFENKCAEIISVGGGRLVKTVGDEVLYIAETPAAGAEISLALSRAFTEDEILPQARVAMVWGRILSRLGDIYGPTVNLAARLTALADPGTVLVDSMTAAALERDERFVLVPRPAEDVRGFGEIHPVQLQHGSGRGLVLD is encoded by the coding sequence ATGAACGCTGAGAACGTCCAGCAGGACATTGACCTCGCCGCCCCGGATTTGCCCCGGGAGCCCGGAGACGTCGTCTCTGAACCGGCAGCCGTCACCCCGCAGCCTGCCGCCGACGACCCCTCCGACGCAGGCTTCGACGCCGGCCCCGACGCGCCCCACGCCGGATACGCTGCCGGCGACCCCGGCGACGCAGGCGGCGCCGGCCCCGGCGACCAGCCCGATGAACCCGCAGTTGAATCCGCAGTTGAATCCGCCGCCCCGCCCACCGGGACGATGTCCGCCGAGCGGCTCGCCACCAAGGCCCTGGAAGCCCGCCTGCTGGGCGGCGAACGCAAGCTCCGGCGTCGTGAGGTCGCCGCCGGCGCCGGGCTCTCGCTCCTCTCGGCCCGGAAACTCTGGCGCGCCCTTGGCTTCCCCAACCTGGGGGACGAAGATGTCGCCTTCACCGAACGCGACCAGTCCGCCCTGTCCTCCATCGTGGACCTCGTGCGCGAGGGAAAGCTGACCGAGGAAGCCGCCATTTCCGTCACCCGGGCCATCGGGCAGATGACGGACCGGATGGTGGTCTGGCAGGTCGAGGCCCTCGTGGAAGACATGGTCCAGAAACAGGGGGTGCCGGACGCCGTCGCCCGCAAACGGCTGGTCAGCGAGCTGCCGAACCTCATTGACGCCCTCGAGGACATGCTCGTCTACTCCTGGCGCCGCCAGCTCAACGCCGCCGTCCAGCGCCTGGCGGTCCGGGCCGAAGCCGGGCTGCAGTCCAGCGAGGAGGGCCGCGAAGGCGACGAGGACGACGCCCCGCTGCCCTTGGCCCGCGCCGTGGGCTTCGCCGACCTCGTGTCCTACACCAGCCTGTCCCGCCGGATGAACGAGAAAACCCTCGCCCAGCTGGTGCAGCGCTTCGAAAACAAATGCGCCGAAATCATCTCCGTCGGCGGCGGCCGCCTGGTCAAGACCGTCGGCGACGAAGTCCTCTACATTGCCGAAACGCCCGCGGCCGGCGCCGAGATTTCGCTGGCCCTGTCCCGCGCCTTCACCGAGGACGAGATCCTGCCGCAGGCCCGCGTGGCCATGGTCTGGGGACGCATCCTCTCCCGCCTGGGCGACATCTACGGTCCCACCGTCAACCTCGCCGCACGCCTGACCGCCCTCGCGGACCCCGGAACCGTGCTCGTGGATTCCATGACCGCGGCCGCCCTGGAGCGCGACGAACGCTTCGTCCTGGTGCCCCGCCCGGCCGAGGACGTCCGCGGGTTCGGCGAAATCCACCCGGTGCAGCTGCAGCACGGCAGCGGCCGGGGCCTCGTCCTGGACTGA
- a CDS encoding protein phosphatase 2C domain-containing protein: protein MNPTPDAPFPPSDGQRGLRLQCGYGTDRGLCREMNEDSFIADDPVFAVADGMGGHEAGEVASGICVRTLAELPQLKTGSRDATAGILQEYLFKADTDIREATGSRAGTTLSGVVVVEQLGVPYWLVLNIGDSRTYRFSHGQLAQVSVDHSEVQELVDAGQITEAEAAVYPRRHVVTRALGAGDEAEADYWLLPMEDGDRILVCSDGLNGELNDEQIAGILASEADPQAAVDELIQAALRSGGRDNITAIVVDARTAAGDARA, encoded by the coding sequence ATGAACCCAACTCCAGACGCCCCCTTCCCGCCGTCGGACGGGCAACGGGGACTGCGGCTGCAGTGCGGGTACGGCACGGACCGGGGCCTGTGCCGCGAGATGAACGAGGACTCCTTCATCGCCGACGATCCCGTCTTTGCGGTGGCGGACGGCATGGGCGGCCACGAGGCGGGCGAAGTTGCCAGCGGAATCTGCGTGCGCACCCTGGCGGAGCTGCCGCAATTGAAGACCGGCAGCCGGGACGCCACCGCCGGCATCCTCCAGGAATACTTGTTCAAGGCTGACACGGACATCCGCGAGGCCACCGGATCCCGGGCCGGGACCACGCTGTCCGGCGTCGTGGTGGTGGAACAACTGGGCGTCCCCTATTGGCTGGTCCTCAACATCGGCGATTCCCGCACCTACCGCTTCAGCCACGGCCAGCTGGCCCAAGTCAGCGTGGACCATTCCGAGGTGCAGGAACTGGTCGACGCCGGCCAGATCACCGAAGCCGAGGCCGCCGTCTACCCGCGCAGGCACGTCGTGACCCGCGCGCTGGGCGCCGGTGACGAAGCCGAGGCCGACTACTGGCTGCTTCCCATGGAGGACGGCGACAGGATTCTGGTCTGCTCCGACGGTCTGAACGGCGAGCTGAACGATGAGCAGATTGCCGGGATTCTGGCGTCCGAGGCAGACCCCCAGGCGGCTGTTGACGAACTGATCCAGGCGGCCTTGCGCAGCGGCGGCCGGGACAACATTACCGCGATCGTGGTCGACGCCCGGACTGCAGCCGGGGATGCCCGCGCCTGA
- the ligA gene encoding NAD-dependent DNA ligase LigA: MEAPGHVTDPLAPDGERVPSGDIRAEYEDLVEQVRKHRFAYYQQDAPIISDAEFDELYRRLETLEAMHPELVANDSPTQEVGGEVSAAFAAVEHLQRMYSLEDVFSLEELEAWMAKAEAGIAKLGNGSNPPSWLTELKIDGLAVNLLYRDGVLVRAATRGDGTTGEDITHNVLTIKEIPQQLSGTGFPAEMEVRGEVFIPSQAFAEFNAALIEAGKAPLANPRNAAAGSLRQKDPAETAKRPLRMYVHGIGAREGLHTVSQSDTYRQLAEWGLPTSPYFEVLSGLADVLAFIKRYGDKRHSLTHEIDGIVVKVDDFATQRALGYTSRVPRWAVAYKYPPEEVHTKLLDIAVNVGRTGRVTPYGVMEPVKVAGSTVEMATLHNQEVVKAKGVKIGDIVVLRKAGDVIPEIVGPVLALRDAQDPPVRDFIMPTECPACGTPLAPGKEGDVDIRCPNSRSCPAQLRERVFHLAGRGAFDIEALGWEAAIALTQPAEPATPPLTTEATLFDLTPEQLADVRVRREKRSKGAGTGEFELVPYFYTKATTKTPSKPTATTDKLFRELEKAKSQPLWRVLVALSIRHVGPRASRALATAFGSMDAIRQASEEELASVDGVGPVIAQALTEWFAEDWHRDIVDRWAAAGVRMADERDESTPRTLEGLTVVVTGSLEGFSRDEAKEAILIRGGKAAGSVSKNTSYVVAGENAGTKLDKAEQLGVPVLDEDGFRALLANGPVGSGEPDDVEGLDYDEDPDDDGEAHGVDGAAAE; this comes from the coding sequence ATGGAAGCCCCCGGGCACGTCACGGACCCCCTGGCCCCCGACGGGGAGCGGGTCCCGTCCGGGGACATCCGCGCGGAATACGAGGACCTCGTGGAACAGGTCCGCAAACACCGCTTTGCGTACTACCAGCAGGACGCGCCGATCATCTCCGACGCCGAGTTCGACGAGCTCTACCGCCGGCTGGAAACACTCGAAGCCATGCACCCGGAGCTGGTGGCCAACGATTCGCCCACGCAGGAAGTGGGCGGCGAAGTCTCCGCCGCCTTTGCCGCCGTCGAACATTTACAGCGCATGTACAGCCTGGAGGACGTCTTCTCGCTCGAGGAGCTGGAGGCGTGGATGGCGAAGGCCGAGGCGGGCATCGCCAAACTCGGCAACGGCAGCAACCCGCCGTCGTGGCTCACCGAACTGAAGATCGACGGCCTGGCCGTCAACCTGCTCTACCGCGACGGCGTGCTGGTCCGGGCCGCCACCCGCGGCGACGGAACCACCGGCGAGGACATCACCCACAACGTCCTGACCATCAAGGAAATCCCGCAGCAGCTCAGCGGCACCGGCTTCCCCGCCGAGATGGAAGTCCGCGGCGAGGTCTTCATCCCGTCCCAGGCCTTCGCGGAATTCAACGCGGCCCTGATCGAGGCCGGCAAGGCGCCGCTGGCCAATCCGCGCAACGCCGCCGCCGGCTCGCTGCGGCAAAAAGATCCCGCGGAAACGGCCAAGCGGCCGCTGCGGATGTACGTCCACGGCATCGGCGCCCGCGAGGGACTCCACACCGTCAGCCAGTCGGACACCTACCGCCAGCTCGCCGAGTGGGGCCTGCCCACGAGCCCGTACTTCGAGGTCCTGTCCGGGCTGGCGGACGTGCTGGCGTTCATCAAGCGCTATGGCGACAAACGTCACAGCCTCACCCACGAGATCGACGGCATTGTGGTCAAGGTGGACGACTTCGCGACCCAGCGGGCCCTGGGCTACACGTCCCGGGTGCCGCGCTGGGCCGTGGCCTACAAGTACCCGCCGGAAGAGGTCCACACCAAACTGCTGGACATCGCCGTCAACGTCGGCCGCACCGGCCGGGTCACCCCGTACGGCGTGATGGAACCGGTCAAGGTTGCCGGCTCCACCGTGGAAATGGCCACCCTGCACAACCAGGAAGTGGTCAAGGCCAAGGGCGTGAAGATCGGCGACATCGTGGTGCTGCGCAAAGCCGGGGACGTCATTCCGGAAATTGTCGGCCCGGTCCTGGCGCTCCGGGACGCCCAGGACCCTCCGGTCCGCGACTTCATCATGCCCACCGAGTGCCCGGCCTGCGGCACGCCGCTGGCTCCCGGGAAGGAAGGGGACGTGGACATCCGCTGCCCCAACTCCCGGTCCTGCCCGGCGCAGCTGCGAGAACGCGTCTTCCACCTCGCCGGCCGCGGCGCCTTCGACATCGAGGCCCTCGGCTGGGAAGCCGCCATCGCACTGACCCAGCCCGCCGAGCCCGCCACGCCGCCGCTGACCACCGAGGCGACACTGTTCGACCTCACTCCGGAGCAGCTCGCGGACGTCCGCGTCCGCCGGGAGAAACGCTCCAAGGGCGCGGGCACGGGGGAATTCGAGCTCGTGCCCTACTTCTACACCAAGGCCACGACCAAGACCCCGTCCAAACCCACGGCCACCACGGACAAGCTCTTCCGGGAACTCGAGAAGGCCAAGTCCCAGCCGCTGTGGCGGGTCCTGGTGGCGCTGTCCATCCGGCACGTCGGCCCGCGGGCCTCCCGCGCGCTCGCCACCGCGTTCGGCAGCATGGACGCCATCCGGCAGGCCTCCGAAGAGGAGCTCGCCAGCGTCGACGGCGTGGGCCCGGTCATCGCCCAGGCGCTGACCGAATGGTTCGCCGAGGACTGGCACCGCGACATCGTGGACCGCTGGGCGGCAGCCGGCGTCAGGATGGCCGACGAGCGCGACGAGTCCACGCCGCGGACCCTGGAAGGACTGACCGTCGTGGTGACCGGAAGCCTCGAGGGCTTCAGCCGGGACGAGGCCAAGGAGGCCATCCTGATCCGCGGCGGCAAGGCCGCGGGTTCGGTCTCGAAGAACACCAGCTACGTGGTGGCGGGGGAGAACGCGGGCACCAAGCTGGACAAGGCTGAACAGCTCGGTGTCCCGGTCCTGGATGAGGACGGCTTCCGGGCGCTGCTGGCGAACGGCCCGGTCGGCTCCGGTGAACCGGACGACGTCGAGGGCCTGGACTACGACGAGGATCCGGACGACGACGGCGAGGCCCACGGGGTCGATGGAGCGGCGGCCGAATGA
- a CDS encoding inositol monophosphatase family protein → MSSHAAVPPASDPGTAALLELAKAAAAAGAAVLATRQAAALDVSNKGDSGDWVTAFDLAAEAAVRDVITAARPRDIITGEEGGTVLPAEPSGYRWSIDPLDGTTNFIRNIVYYATSVAVADPDGVWLAGVVSAPALGRTYYASRGEGAWLEEQGRLGALFGPVPGRAGQILATGFSYDPGVRAEQATGLGSLMDGFADMRRLGSAALDLCLVADGTHDAYGERGLNEHDFAAGALIAEEAGCWVRRPRLTSPLAGGPSDDERLAAWTCAGSLELSGKFPL, encoded by the coding sequence ATGAGCTCCCACGCCGCTGTCCCGCCCGCGTCCGATCCCGGCACGGCGGCGCTGCTGGAACTGGCCAAGGCGGCTGCGGCCGCGGGCGCCGCGGTCCTGGCCACCCGGCAGGCCGCAGCCCTGGATGTCAGCAACAAAGGCGACTCGGGAGACTGGGTGACGGCCTTCGACCTCGCCGCCGAAGCCGCCGTCCGGGACGTCATCACCGCTGCCCGGCCGCGGGACATCATCACCGGGGAGGAAGGCGGCACCGTCCTGCCGGCGGAGCCCAGCGGCTACCGCTGGTCCATCGACCCGCTCGACGGGACCACCAATTTCATCCGCAACATCGTCTACTACGCCACCTCGGTGGCGGTGGCGGACCCCGACGGCGTCTGGCTGGCCGGCGTCGTCAGCGCCCCGGCGCTGGGCCGCACCTATTACGCGTCCCGCGGCGAGGGGGCCTGGCTTGAGGAGCAGGGCCGGCTGGGCGCCCTGTTTGGCCCCGTCCCGGGGCGGGCCGGCCAGATCCTGGCCACGGGGTTCAGCTACGATCCCGGCGTGCGGGCTGAACAGGCCACGGGCCTGGGCAGCCTCATGGACGGCTTTGCCGACATGCGCCGGCTGGGCTCGGCCGCGCTGGACCTCTGCCTCGTGGCGGACGGCACCCACGACGCCTACGGCGAGCGCGGGCTCAACGAACACGACTTCGCCGCCGGGGCCCTGATCGCGGAGGAAGCGGGCTGCTGGGTGCGGCGGCCGCGGCTCACCAGCCCCCTGGCCGGCGGCCCGTCCGACGACGAACGCCTGGCCGCCTGGACCTGCGCCGGGTCGCTGGAACTCTCCGGCAAGTTCCCCCTCTGA
- a CDS encoding GNAT family N-acetyltransferase, with protein MPSQILIRPAGPADFDAIARITRDAYLAAGYFEDADHPYMRQIQDVARRAAHATIWVAERDGVILGSVTLAVAGEPYADIALGDELEFRMLVVDPSVQRSGAGKAMVQAILDHARSLPGIHAVALTTGVSWESAHGLYRKTGFVRAPERDWLVPGTDIRLLVYRQEL; from the coding sequence GTGCCTTCGCAGATCCTCATTCGCCCCGCCGGTCCGGCCGACTTCGACGCCATAGCGCGCATCACCCGGGACGCCTACCTGGCCGCGGGCTACTTTGAGGACGCGGACCATCCTTACATGCGGCAGATCCAGGACGTCGCCCGGCGGGCGGCGCACGCGACCATCTGGGTCGCCGAGCGCGACGGCGTCATCCTCGGCTCCGTGACGCTGGCCGTCGCGGGCGAGCCGTACGCGGACATCGCCCTCGGCGACGAGCTGGAGTTCCGCATGCTCGTGGTGGATCCGTCGGTCCAGCGCAGCGGCGCCGGCAAAGCCATGGTCCAGGCCATCCTCGACCATGCCCGGTCCCTGCCCGGAATCCATGCCGTGGCCCTCACCACCGGCGTTAGCTGGGAAAGCGCCCACGGCCTCTACCGGAAGACCGGCTTCGTCCGCGCCCCGGAGCGCGACTGGCTGGTGCCCGGCACGGACATCCGGCTGCTCGTCTACCGCCAGGAACTCTGA
- a CDS encoding RidA family protein: MRKTFGTGSTWEQTLGYSRAVQVDNTLYISATAASGEDGIVGEDFYTQTSYILQKLGAVLAEAGFGFEDVVQSKLYLTDISKWEEAGRAHGEVFGEIRPTLSLVHVLPFLDPQMLVEIELVAQKSAS; the protein is encoded by the coding sequence ATGCGCAAGACCTTCGGCACCGGCTCCACCTGGGAACAGACGCTCGGCTATTCCCGGGCCGTCCAGGTCGACAACACCCTCTACATCTCCGCGACCGCTGCCAGCGGCGAGGACGGCATCGTGGGAGAGGACTTCTACACCCAGACCAGCTACATCCTGCAGAAGCTCGGGGCGGTCCTGGCCGAGGCAGGCTTCGGTTTCGAGGACGTGGTGCAGTCCAAGCTGTACCTGACGGACATCAGCAAGTGGGAAGAAGCAGGCCGCGCCCACGGCGAGGTCTTCGGCGAGATCCGGCCCACGCTGTCGCTCGTCCACGTGCTGCCGTTCCTGGACCCCCAGATGCTCGTCGAGATCGAACTCGTCGCCCAGAAGAGCGCCAGCTAA
- the sulP gene encoding sulfate permease yields the protein MTRAQGQGPSKVPLIGQFRSYDRTWLRGDLIAGVTVAALIVPKNLGYAGIAGIPLQNGLYAAAAGAIVYAVFGTCRQISMGPSSGLAAVAASAVLAAGITGEQDVASFVAGITLASGILFLLLAVLKMGWIAQFLSRAVVTGFLFGAAIDVVIGELPKLTGTEVTGSNPIQELWSWLGTLGEAHQATVVVGVIALAVVFGLKAIAPRVPGALVLVVGGLLAAALFDLGAKGVALVGDVPRGLPSLQVPNGQLMWDHAATVALAAVALVLIGFSQTAGDARAFAAKHRYQIDINQESIAQSLANIAAGLFKGMPVSTSLSASSLNDHSGAKTGLASLTSGVTVLLTLLFLAPLFSILPKPVLAALIIEAVVMGMMNVPEMRRLARVQKFDFWIAVAAIAGTLIFGVLAGVIIGIGLSLIWLVRVATHPEMPSLGREPGTQVFREAAEHPGDEVIPGVAVIRFDGGLFFATADALEDRLRDVIRSTPGITGIVLDCGGINFVDSQGVAKMADIADLARESDVNLRLTRLKPAVRAVLERDGVIERIGADMIHGNIHRAVQAEQARQEAAQNGPDAG from the coding sequence ATGACCAGGGCGCAAGGGCAGGGACCCTCCAAGGTCCCCCTCATCGGCCAGTTCCGCTCCTACGACCGCACATGGCTGCGCGGCGATCTGATCGCCGGCGTCACGGTCGCGGCCCTGATCGTTCCGAAGAACCTGGGGTACGCGGGCATTGCCGGGATACCGCTGCAGAACGGCCTGTACGCCGCGGCTGCGGGAGCCATCGTCTATGCGGTCTTCGGCACGTGCCGGCAGATCTCGATGGGCCCGAGCTCGGGACTGGCGGCGGTGGCTGCGAGCGCCGTGCTCGCGGCAGGTATCACCGGCGAGCAGGACGTCGCCTCGTTCGTTGCGGGAATCACCCTCGCCTCCGGGATACTCTTCCTGCTTCTGGCCGTCCTCAAGATGGGCTGGATCGCGCAGTTCCTCTCCCGGGCCGTGGTCACCGGCTTCCTCTTCGGCGCGGCGATCGACGTCGTGATCGGCGAGCTTCCCAAGCTCACCGGGACCGAGGTCACCGGCTCGAACCCGATCCAGGAGCTGTGGTCATGGCTGGGCACCCTGGGCGAGGCGCATCAGGCAACCGTGGTGGTTGGCGTCATCGCGCTCGCCGTCGTCTTCGGACTGAAGGCCATCGCGCCGAGAGTTCCCGGCGCCCTGGTGCTGGTAGTGGGCGGCCTGCTGGCGGCGGCCCTGTTCGATCTCGGCGCCAAGGGCGTGGCTCTCGTGGGTGACGTCCCCAGGGGGCTGCCCTCACTTCAGGTCCCGAACGGCCAGCTGATGTGGGATCACGCGGCCACCGTGGCGCTCGCGGCGGTGGCGCTGGTCCTGATCGGCTTCTCGCAGACCGCCGGGGATGCACGGGCGTTCGCCGCCAAGCACCGCTACCAGATCGACATCAACCAGGAATCCATCGCCCAGTCGCTGGCCAACATCGCCGCGGGGCTCTTCAAAGGGATGCCGGTCTCGACGAGCCTGTCCGCGAGCTCGCTGAACGACCACTCCGGGGCGAAGACCGGCCTGGCCTCCCTCACCTCCGGCGTCACCGTGCTGCTCACGCTGCTCTTCCTGGCGCCACTGTTCTCGATCCTGCCGAAGCCGGTACTGGCGGCGCTGATCATCGAGGCTGTCGTCATGGGCATGATGAACGTCCCGGAGATGCGCCGCCTGGCCCGGGTGCAGAAGTTCGATTTTTGGATTGCGGTCGCGGCGATCGCGGGCACCCTCATCTTCGGCGTCCTGGCGGGCGTGATTATCGGGATCGGGCTCTCGCTCATCTGGCTCGTCCGGGTCGCCACCCACCCGGAGATGCCGTCCCTGGGCCGCGAGCCCGGCACCCAGGTCTTCCGCGAAGCCGCTGAGCACCCCGGCGATGAGGTGATTCCCGGGGTTGCCGTGATCCGGTTCGACGGCGGACTCTTCTTCGCCACCGCCGATGCCCTCGAGGACCGGTTGCGGGACGTTATCCGGTCAACGCCCGGGATCACGGGGATCGTGCTCGACTGCGGGGGGATCAACTTCGTCGACTCCCAGGGGGTCGCGAAGATGGCGGACATTGCGGACCTTGCCCGCGAGTCCGACGTCAACCTGCGCCTGACCCGGCTGAAGCCCGCGGTTCGGGCGGTGCTGGAGCGCGACGGCGTGATCGAGCGCATCGGGGCGGACATGATCCATGGCAACATCCACCGGGCCGTGCAGGCGGAGCAGGCGCGGCAGGAGGCAGCACAGAACGGCCCGGACGCCGGCTAG
- a CDS encoding response regulator has translation MPEDFRVLIVDDDFHVAKLHAAYVDSVAGFLALPPAGSASQALQAIHSLRPDLVLLDVYLPDASGLDLLHQLDVDTVILSAASDPASLRLAFRRGALGYLLKPFTAEALSQQLRSYARYRRILAQPGSVNQETVERAKRALVPGDVVASARPRSATEAAVLESLVPGEQYSAADVAARVGVSRATAQRYLSSLADDGAVDIQLRYGTTGRPEHRYGIPAGTGE, from the coding sequence ATGCCTGAGGATTTTAGGGTGCTGATTGTCGATGATGATTTCCACGTCGCCAAGCTGCATGCCGCCTATGTGGATTCGGTGGCCGGATTCCTGGCGCTGCCGCCGGCCGGATCGGCGTCGCAGGCGCTGCAGGCCATCCACAGCCTGCGCCCGGACCTGGTGCTGCTGGACGTCTACCTCCCGGACGCTTCGGGGCTGGACCTGCTGCACCAGCTGGACGTGGACACCGTGATCCTGAGCGCTGCCTCGGACCCGGCCTCGCTCCGGCTCGCATTCCGCCGCGGGGCATTGGGCTACCTGCTCAAGCCGTTCACGGCCGAGGCCCTGTCACAGCAGCTGCGCTCCTATGCGCGCTACCGACGGATCCTGGCGCAGCCGGGCTCCGTCAACCAGGAGACGGTGGAACGCGCCAAGCGGGCCTTGGTCCCGGGCGACGTCGTCGCGTCGGCGCGTCCCCGCTCGGCCACCGAGGCCGCGGTGCTGGAATCCCTGGTTCCCGGCGAGCAGTACTCCGCCGCCGACGTCGCCGCCCGGGTGGGCGTTTCCCGGGCCACCGCCCAGCGGTACCTGTCCTCGCTCGCGGACGACGGCGCCGTCGACATCCAGCTGCGCTACGGCACCACCGGCCGGCCCGAGCACCGCTACGGGATCCCGGCCGGCACCGGCGAGTAG